In a genomic window of Halalkalicoccus sp. CG83:
- a CDS encoding sodium:solute symporter family protein: MTATDAVVTYGWVFLGGYVLLILGLGYWGWRRTDTQDDYATARGGFGFLALAFAYAATVASGSTFMGIPGMAYDMGFKAGYYALIYPIGIYLGMMIVARITKKVGDRFNSQSIPDFLGDRYRSPLLRLLAASIALFLLFYVMAQIVAAGWMFDAILGLQYEFGIWFAGGLLLLYLVAGGSHADIITDAVQGAIMVAITGLIVFMFATGWGLDGGIGAVNAALDSGQQWDTHTDPENPIFASWWVIVLLFVAHIGFTAQPHLGNKFFAIKGTQYIKKFMVVASVAGMALPLMFLGGVLGAAQGIRIENPDAIIPVLFVETMPAVVAAFLGVAILSAIISTADGLIISVSQVFANDLYRKTYVPWKGGDPNSEAVGQKALWISRASTVVVTVVAVAAVTVPPQYLSIFMWVGIGGIISAYSGPYFVGSFEEATSKKAAIAGFVLGFLVYFTIHLGPQAGLYAGWYPYNENPFAATGIGFLASCLGTFLANRFTEPLPASHVNEVFGREASTDGGDPDRTE, translated from the coding sequence ATGACCGCAACCGACGCGGTCGTCACGTACGGTTGGGTGTTCCTCGGAGGGTACGTCCTGTTGATCCTCGGACTGGGCTACTGGGGGTGGCGACGGACCGACACCCAGGACGACTACGCGACCGCCCGTGGGGGGTTCGGCTTCCTCGCGCTGGCGTTCGCCTACGCCGCGACGGTCGCCAGCGGCTCGACGTTCATGGGGATCCCCGGGATGGCCTACGACATGGGGTTCAAGGCGGGCTACTACGCGCTGATCTACCCCATCGGGATCTACCTCGGGATGATGATCGTCGCCCGGATCACCAAGAAGGTCGGCGACCGCTTCAACTCCCAGTCGATCCCCGACTTCCTCGGCGACCGCTATCGGAGCCCGCTGTTGCGGCTGCTGGCCGCGAGCATCGCGCTGTTCCTGCTGTTCTACGTGATGGCGCAGATCGTCGCCGCCGGCTGGATGTTCGACGCCATCCTCGGGTTGCAGTACGAGTTCGGCATCTGGTTCGCCGGCGGGCTGTTGTTGCTCTACCTGGTCGCTGGTGGGAGCCACGCCGACATCATCACCGACGCGGTACAGGGCGCGATCATGGTCGCGATCACGGGTCTGATCGTCTTCATGTTCGCCACGGGCTGGGGGCTCGACGGCGGGATCGGCGCCGTCAACGCGGCGCTCGACTCCGGCCAGCAGTGGGACACTCACACCGATCCCGAGAACCCGATCTTCGCCAGCTGGTGGGTGATCGTCCTGCTGTTCGTCGCCCACATCGGCTTCACCGCCCAGCCCCACCTCGGCAACAAGTTCTTCGCGATCAAGGGCACCCAGTACATCAAGAAGTTCATGGTCGTCGCCTCGGTCGCGGGCATGGCGCTGCCGTTGATGTTCCTCGGCGGAGTGCTCGGGGCGGCCCAGGGGATCCGGATCGAGAACCCCGACGCGATCATCCCCGTGCTGTTCGTCGAGACGATGCCCGCGGTCGTCGCTGCCTTCCTCGGCGTCGCGATCCTGAGCGCGATCATCTCGACCGCGGACGGGCTCATCATCTCCGTCTCGCAGGTGTTCGCGAACGACCTCTACCGCAAGACGTACGTCCCGTGGAAGGGCGGGGATCCCAACAGCGAGGCGGTCGGCCAGAAGGCGCTGTGGATCTCGCGGGCCTCGACGGTCGTCGTGACGGTCGTCGCCGTCGCGGCCGTCACCGTTCCGCCACAGTACCTCTCGATCTTCATGTGGGTCGGGATCGGCGGCATCATCTCGGCGTACAGCGGGCCGTACTTCGTCGGTAGCTTCGAGGAGGCGACCTCGAAGAAGGCCGCGATCGCCGGGTTCGTCCTCGGGTTCCTCGTCTACTTCACGATCCATCTCGGGCCACAAGCCGGGCTCTACGCCGGCTGGTATCCGTACAACGAGAACCCGTTCGCCGCGACCGGCATCGGCTTCCTCGCGAGCTGTCTCGGAACGTTCCTTGCGAACCGGTTCACGGAGCCGCTTCCGGCCTCACACGTGAACGAGGTGTTCGGCCGGGAGGCGAGCACCGACGGCGGCGATCCGGACCGGACCGAATAG
- the hisD gene encoding histidinol dehydrogenase translates to MCADVEYLKRTESASIEIDPEVTESVQDILGEVRDRGDRAVREFTEKFDGVEREQFRVSDDEIEAASDELSDEDHEAIDNTIANVREFHEEQREHVEGFEREFEEGVTLGQRIVPVESAGTYVPGGRHPLVAAPAMSIVPAKVAGVERVITCAPPQENGTIQPAQLYAMDRAGADEIYCIGGAQAIGAMAYGTDSVPEVAKVTGPGNVFVTEAKRQVFGHVGIDFLAGPSEVLVLADETADPELVATDLLAQAEHDPNSRPILVSTDRDTAEASVDAFHDGLSEIRTADVAEECWENNGEAVVAETMDDAIEVVNDYAIEHLQVMIEEPRSVMDDLTNYGSLFLGDHSPVVFGDKAVGTNHSLPTLEVAKYSGGIWVGTYTKTLTHQEATEAGAARIAPWAAKICELEGTHAHQLSAEARLRDDVSPDYGPGR, encoded by the coding sequence ATGTGTGCCGACGTCGAGTATCTCAAGCGGACGGAGAGCGCGTCGATCGAGATCGATCCGGAGGTAACCGAGTCGGTCCAGGACATCCTCGGGGAGGTCCGCGACCGCGGCGATAGGGCGGTCCGCGAGTTCACCGAGAAGTTCGACGGGGTCGAGCGCGAGCAGTTCCGCGTGAGCGACGACGAGATCGAGGCCGCGAGCGACGAGCTCTCGGACGAGGACCACGAGGCGATCGACAACACGATCGCGAACGTCCGTGAGTTCCACGAGGAGCAGCGCGAGCACGTCGAGGGCTTCGAACGCGAGTTCGAGGAGGGCGTCACACTGGGACAGCGGATCGTCCCCGTCGAGTCCGCCGGCACATACGTCCCCGGCGGGCGTCACCCACTCGTGGCCGCGCCCGCGATGTCGATCGTCCCCGCGAAGGTCGCGGGCGTCGAGCGCGTGATCACGTGTGCGCCGCCCCAGGAGAACGGCACGATCCAGCCCGCCCAGCTTTACGCGATGGACCGGGCCGGCGCCGACGAGATCTACTGCATCGGCGGCGCTCAGGCGATCGGCGCGATGGCCTACGGCACGGATTCGGTACCGGAGGTCGCGAAGGTCACCGGTCCGGGCAACGTCTTCGTCACCGAGGCCAAACGCCAGGTCTTCGGCCACGTCGGCATCGACTTCCTCGCCGGGCCCAGCGAGGTGCTGGTCCTCGCCGACGAGACCGCGGATCCCGAACTCGTCGCGACGGACCTGCTCGCGCAGGCCGAACACGACCCTAACTCCCGGCCGATCCTCGTCTCGACCGACCGGGACACGGCCGAGGCGTCCGTCGACGCCTTCCACGACGGGCTCTCGGAGATCCGTACCGCCGACGTCGCCGAGGAGTGCTGGGAGAACAACGGCGAGGCCGTCGTCGCCGAGACGATGGACGACGCGATCGAGGTGGTGAACGACTACGCGATCGAGCACCTGCAGGTGATGATCGAGGAACCCCGCTCGGTCATGGACGATCTCACCAACTACGGCTCGCTCTTCCTGGGCGATCACTCGCCGGTCGTCTTCGGCGACAAGGCGGTGGGGACGAACCACTCGCTGCCCACCCTCGAGGTCGCGAAGTACAGCGGCGGCATCTGGGTCGGCACCTACACGAAGACGCTCACCCATCAGGAGGCGACCGAGGCGGGCGCCGCCCGGATCGCGCCGTGGGCCGCGAAGATCTGCGAGCTCGAGGGGACCCACGCCCACCAGCTCTCCGCGGAGGCCCGCCTGCGCGACGACGTCAGTCCGGACTACGGCCCCGGGCGCTGA
- a CDS encoding methyltransferase domain-containing protein — MYLLELGGEDDALAACEARSAASGLEELAPGLAVARGIDEERVRGLAYTHRASRLIGHGDASLAAARAIVEATRIDRSGSVRVRARRVRETTGIDTQRAERELGSILVEEGFSVDLEDPDHELRAVFSDDVCALGWLAAESVRDFGARKPSRKPFFQPGSMDPLLARALANVAGAGPGATLLDPMCGTGGVLVEAGLAGSDVVGLDAQWKMVRGAHENLERYLDDGFHLVRGDATALPFPDGAMDGVVFDAPYGRQSRIEGELGSLVAGALSEARRVAPRAVVVADRSWTDAAERAGWTVEARFERRVHGSLTRYVLVLV; from the coding sequence GTGTATCTCCTCGAACTCGGCGGCGAGGACGACGCGCTCGCCGCGTGTGAGGCCCGCAGTGCGGCGAGCGGTCTCGAGGAACTCGCGCCGGGACTCGCCGTCGCCCGGGGTATCGACGAGGAGCGCGTCCGTGGGCTCGCGTACACCCACCGGGCGAGCCGGCTGATCGGCCACGGCGACGCGAGCCTCGCGGCGGCCCGGGCGATCGTCGAGGCGACGCGGATCGATCGGTCGGGCTCGGTTCGCGTTCGTGCCCGACGGGTGCGCGAGACGACCGGGATCGACACCCAGCGTGCCGAGCGCGAGCTGGGCTCGATCCTGGTCGAGGAGGGGTTCTCGGTCGATCTGGAGGACCCCGACCACGAGCTTCGTGCGGTCTTCTCCGACGACGTCTGTGCGCTCGGCTGGCTCGCAGCCGAGAGCGTCCGGGACTTCGGCGCCCGGAAACCCTCGCGAAAACCGTTCTTCCAGCCCGGCAGCATGGATCCGCTGCTCGCGCGTGCGCTCGCGAACGTCGCGGGGGCCGGGCCCGGCGCCACCCTCCTGGATCCGATGTGCGGGACGGGCGGCGTGCTCGTCGAGGCCGGCCTCGCCGGGAGCGACGTCGTCGGACTCGACGCCCAGTGGAAGATGGTGCGGGGTGCTCACGAGAACCTCGAGCGCTACCTCGACGACGGTTTTCACCTCGTGCGCGGCGACGCCACCGCCCTGCCGTTTCCGGATGGCGCGATGGACGGCGTCGTCTTCGACGCGCCCTACGGCCGCCAGTCCCGGATCGAGGGCGAGCTCGGCTCGCTCGTCGCCGGCGCGCTTTCGGAGGCTCGACGGGTCGCGCCGCGGGCGGTGGTCGTCGCGGATCGCTCCTGGACGGACGCCGCCGAGAGGGCGGGCTGGACGGTCGAGGCGCGCTTCGAGCGCCGGGTCCACGGATCGCTGACGCGCTACGTCCTGGTGCTCGTCTAG
- a CDS encoding acyl-CoA thioesterase, producing MVTLSETRIENRYRVQPNHANNYESLHGGNLMKWMDEVGAMAAMRLAGESCVTAGVTELDFQRPVPIGEIARIEAYVYETGRTSVKARLRAWREDPRSGESTPTTEAVFTFVSIGEDGSPVEVPDLTVETGEERRLREEARSVED from the coding sequence ATGGTGACGCTCAGCGAGACGCGAATCGAGAACAGGTATCGAGTACAGCCCAACCACGCGAACAACTACGAGTCGCTCCACGGCGGCAACCTGATGAAGTGGATGGACGAGGTCGGCGCGATGGCTGCGATGCGTCTCGCCGGCGAGTCCTGCGTCACCGCGGGCGTGACCGAACTCGACTTCCAGCGGCCGGTGCCGATTGGCGAGATCGCGCGGATCGAGGCGTACGTCTACGAGACGGGACGAACCAGCGTGAAGGCCCGGCTCCGTGCCTGGCGGGAGGACCCCCGATCCGGCGAGTCGACGCCCACGACGGAGGCGGTCTTCACGTTCGTCTCGATCGGCGAGGACGGCTCGCCGGTCGAGGTACCCGATCTGACGGTCGAGACCGGCGAGGAGCGCCGGTTACGCGAGGAGGCCCGCAGCGTCGAGGACTAG
- a CDS encoding AAA family ATPase: MDAPLWTETHAPSLSELPQEEVREYLLRGVEEPINLVLHGPKGAGKTAAVRALARETHGSEDDLVTINVADFFGMTKKELGEDPRFSSFITPKRRRESSKAALINHVLKESASYPPVSGEYRTILLDNAEAIREDFQQALRRVMERHHEATQFVITTRQPSALIPPITSRCFPVPVRAPTSGEVVEVLERIAEREDVAYDEEGLEYVAGYAGGDLRKAILGAQTTAESAGEITMQSAYEALGEVGVDDRIGEMLDAAESGEFTDARKLLDELLIDEGYTGHDVLEDLLSVARSRYNGRTLAQFHRRAGEVDLDLVEGTSDRIQLGHLLAELGAN; this comes from the coding sequence ATGGACGCGCCGCTCTGGACGGAGACGCACGCGCCCTCGCTGTCAGAGCTCCCCCAGGAGGAGGTCCGCGAGTACCTGCTGCGGGGGGTCGAGGAGCCGATCAACCTCGTGCTCCACGGTCCGAAGGGTGCGGGAAAGACCGCGGCGGTGCGGGCGCTCGCACGCGAGACCCACGGCTCCGAGGACGACCTGGTGACGATCAACGTCGCGGACTTCTTCGGAATGACGAAGAAGGAGCTCGGCGAGGACCCCCGCTTCTCCTCGTTTATCACGCCCAAACGCCGCCGCGAGTCCTCGAAGGCGGCGCTGATCAACCACGTCCTGAAGGAGTCCGCGAGCTATCCGCCGGTGTCAGGCGAGTACCGGACGATCCTGCTCGACAACGCCGAGGCGATCCGCGAGGACTTCCAGCAAGCTCTCAGGAGAGTGATGGAGCGCCACCACGAGGCGACCCAGTTCGTGATCACGACCCGCCAGCCCTCCGCGCTGATTCCGCCGATCACCTCGCGATGTTTCCCGGTGCCGGTGCGCGCGCCCACCTCCGGGGAGGTCGTCGAGGTGCTCGAGCGGATCGCCGAGCGCGAGGACGTCGCGTACGACGAGGAGGGCCTCGAGTACGTCGCGGGCTACGCCGGCGGCGACCTCCGAAAGGCGATCCTCGGCGCCCAGACGACCGCCGAGAGCGCGGGCGAGATCACGATGCAGAGCGCCTACGAGGCGCTCGGCGAGGTCGGCGTCGACGACCGGATCGGGGAGATGCTCGACGCCGCCGAGTCGGGGGAGTTCACCGACGCCCGGAAGCTGCTCGACGAGCTGTTGATCGACGAGGGCTACACCGGCCACGACGTCCTCGAAGACCTGCTGTCGGTCGCACGTTCGCGCTACAACGGCCGCACGCTCGCCCAGTTCCATCGGCGAGCCGGCGAGGTCGACCTCGACCTGGTCGAGGGAACGAGCGACCGGATCCAGCTCGGCCACCTCCTCGCGGAGCTCGGCGCGAACTGA